The sequence below is a genomic window from Pirellulales bacterium.
GGCTTTGTCATTTATCCGGGCAAGGTCAGCAATGCCGATACGTTCCGCGTCGGCACGATCGGGCATGTCTTCCCCGCCGACTTTCACCGGCTGGTCGACAGCTTCGCCACGGTTACGAAAGAGCTCGGCTGGAAGATATAAGACTTTGCGCCTCGCAATCGCGTGCCTTTGAAATTCGTGCCGCTCGATCGGCCACGGAGTGCCCGACATGGAAGTGCGCGGCCGGCGAGCAACAGTGATGGGCCTGGGCCGGCACGGTGGCGGCGTGGCGGTCGCCCGCTCGTTGGCCGATCAAGGCGCGATCGTCACCGTGACCGATACGGCGTCCCCCGAAAAGCTGGCCGATTCGATCGCGGCGCTGGCCGATGTCGAGATTGCCGCCTGGCACGTGGGTGGGCATCACAGTATCAACGTCGAAAGCGCCGATATGCTGGTCGTCAATCCGGCAGTCAGGCCGGGGCATCCGCTGGTCGAGCGCGCTCGAGACCACAGTGTCGCGATCACCAGCGAGCTGGAATTATTTCTCGAGCGCTGCCCAGGACCGATGATCGGTATCACGGGCGCCAACGGCAAATCAACCACCGCGGCCATGACCGCTGCGATCTTGCAGGCCGATGGCCGGCAGGTTTTCCTGGGGGGCAATATCGGCCGCAGCCTGCTCGCCGATCTAAGCAAGATGTCCGCCGAAAGCTGGTCCGTGCTCGAAATCAGCAGCTTTCAACTCGCTTGGCTCAGCGCGGAATGCCCGCTGCCAGAAATGGCAGTACTGACCAGCTTCACCCCCAACCATCTCGATTGGCATGGCACGCTGGCCGACTATGCCGCAGCGAAGCAACGACTTTTTAGCGGCCCGCGTGCCGCGAAGACCGTCGTTTGCAGCGAAGAGTCACAAGCGGCGATCACCAGCACTGGCGCCGCGGCCGATTTCACCGCCCAGGTCATAAAACCGGTTGCCGACCAACGGATCCCACCGCTGCGCGTGTTGGGCAAGCACAACCGACAGAACGCCGGGTGCGCGGCGGCCGTGGCCGAAGCAATCGGTTGCTCGCGCGCGGCCATCGACCGGGGGCTGCGCGAATTTGCGGGTCTCGAGCATCGACTGGAGCCCGTCGGTTCGCTCGCGGGGCGAGATTTCTATAACGATTCGATGGCTACCACGCC
It includes:
- the murD gene encoding UDP-N-acetylmuramoyl-L-alanine--D-glutamate ligase; protein product: MEVRGRRATVMGLGRHGGGVAVARSLADQGAIVTVTDTASPEKLADSIAALADVEIAAWHVGGHHSINVESADMLVVNPAVRPGHPLVERARDHSVAITSELELFLERCPGPMIGITGANGKSTTAAMTAAILQADGRQVFLGGNIGRSLLADLSKMSAESWSVLEISSFQLAWLSAECPLPEMAVLTSFTPNHLDWHGTLADYAAAKQRLFSGPRAAKTVVCSEESQAAITSTGAAADFTAQVIKPVADQRIPPLRVLGKHNRQNAGCAAAVAEAIGCSRAAIDRGLREFAGLEHRLEPVGSLAGRDFYNDSMATTPESTAAALVTFAGRALLMAGGYDKQIDMAPLVTAAAEHACGVALYGAIGHRLHALCGAKLPSDRLYLGQTMADAFAWCWQRSQPDHAIILSPGCASYDQFADYRARGEHFRSLVRALDASQAPRAGATHNFEGR